Within the Prevotella scopos JCM 17725 genome, the region GGTTCGTATAGGTATATTCTGCACCCACTGACAGATTACCTCCTAAAATGGGATAGCCTAAGGTTAGCTTGGAAGCAATGAGCCTATTACGCTCTTGATTGTCGGAAGTTACGGTGCGACTAACCTTGTTACGACTTTCTTCTCGATAGGTTGTATGGTCATTTTGCTTGTTATAAAGATAATCCGCATTGAAGTCTATATCCATCTTTCCTATCTTTCCAACATAGTAAAGATTAATGAATTGGGAAGGACGATGGGATAGCTTGCGCATTGCAAAGGTGTTAAGATGGTCGTAGAAAGTCCCGTTTGCCGTTATATCACTACTAAGTGTAAGAGGTAGAGGGGAGTCGTGGTGGAAGTTAAGCATGTATTTGATACCAAAAGAATTACTATCATTTAGCTGATAGTCTGCTCCTACTGTATTTTTGAAAATAGAACTCTTTTCGGTGGCTTCTATCGTGAAATCCTGCTGCCAGAGGGTGTCTGTCTGAACAATTGTATTTGTTTTGCTGGGATAGTGACCATTGTCAAGTGAATAGCCATGCCCACCAAAGAGTTCTAAACGGTTATGGCGGTATTTCCAGTTAAGCTGTTCTGAGAGGTCTACATTCTCCGACTGGTAGTAGGCGGAGCGTACATCGAAGCCAAAGCCGTCGCCTACAGCCTTCTTCGTGCGTATCTTTACGACTGCTCTTACTGCTGCATTATATCTGCTTCCGGGATTGCTTATCACCTCAACGCTCTTGATATCGCTTGACTTTAGGCGTTCAAGCTCTGTCGCATCACGCATCTGACGACCGTTGATATAGATGATAGGTGTACCTCTACCAAATACTTCGTAGCCATCTTTCTTCTTTGTCAGTCCCGGAACATGTGCAAGCACATCCTCACAAGTGCCGAGCTTGCTCAGAATGGTGTTCTCGATGTTCGTTTGTATACCCTCTGTTGTCATCTTGTGTAGGGGAGCATTGCCTTTGACAACTACCTCTTTCATCATTTTTGCATCTTCTTTCAGAACGATAGTAAGGTTGTCTTGGTTGGAAAGAACCGTAGTGAAGGGTTCATAACCTACAAAGGAGGCTTTAAGGACATTACCTAATGTAACCTCCTTGAAGTTAAAACTACCATCATCAGCGGTTGTTGTGCCAACAATGAAGGTAGAATCCTTGACTGAAAGAATAATGACATTTGCGTAGGGGATAGGCTTCTTGTTTTCATCAAGCACCTTTCCTGATACGGATTGTGCATTAGCTCGAATTCCAGTGCAGAACAGAAGGAGGATAAGCAATAGTTTTTCCATAACTAATGAAGTTAAGTGATACGAAAGGTTCAAACTCAGTTGCGCTTTTAAAAAGCGATAGGTTTCTATGGCAAAGGTATAAAATTATATGATTACTAATAAAAAAAAAGGAAAAACTTTCAGTTTGATGTGCCTTTTTTAGTTGTGAGGTGGTTTAGAGATAAGACTTTATGTACAAAAAAAGCCATACCAGAATCCAATCAAAGGATTACTGATATGGCTTTATATTTATAAGTGTTTAGCTTAGAGCAGAGCGTCGAACTTCTCTTTGAGAACGTCCTTTGAAGCTGCGCCAACAAACTTGTCTACCAACTGACCACCCTTAAAGAAGAGGATAGTTGGGATATTACGTACACCGAAATCAATGGCTACGTCATCATTCTCCTCAACATCACACTTGCCTACAACAATCTTACCGTCGTACTCTTCAGCAAGTTCAGAGATGATAGGACCAATCATCTTGCAAGGGCCACACCATGTTGCCCACAAATCAACTACCAATGGTAACTCACCATTCTTGTAAGTCTCTAAATTCTCGTTAGTAATTACTACTTCCATTTTTATTCTGTTTATAAGTTTATTAATATTGTCTTTTCTATCTATTTACTCATCATCAAAGATTGTGCCACTTTCGATTTAGTTGATATGGAACTCCATCTTCTCATTCGACGAGATAAAGTCTATCAGCGTACGGTCGACGTTAACGCCACCATTCTTACTCCTTAGCATAAGAACTGTGTTGTCAGGTGTTCGCAACTGTATGTAAAGTTGTGTGTTGCCGATGTGTTCCTCGATGACGGTTGCTAATTCTGAAACGAAGGCATCGTCTAATGCTGTTGCGTCCATAGAGATGGTAAAGCGTTCCAAACGATTTTGTTTCACGTCATAGAGTTGCTCAATCTTCTGCACCTTTAGCTCTAACATGTCAGGATTATTGCGGTAACGAGGCTGACACTTAGCTGTTATATAGACGGTGTAGTTCATCTTCAGGAGGTTGTTCCATCGTGCCCAGTCGTCACCAAACAATGCTAATTCGCCCGTTCCTTCAAAGTCTTCTATCGTGACAAAGCCAAAAGGCTTTCCTGTCTTTTGTGAGAAGCGTTCGTTTACAGATGTGACAATACCGCCAAATGTCACTTCGTCAGCTTTTGCCAATTCTGTCATATTCGCATTGCGACCTATCATAGAGCAACGAGTGTTACACATGTTGTTCAGTACAACACTGTATTCATCGAGTGGGTGGGCTGACAGATAGATACCAACAAGTTCACGCTCCTTGTTTAATTTCTCAATGACTGGCCACTTCTCTGCCTTTGGTGCGATAGGATGTACTACATCAATAGCATCCATGCCTCCGAAGAGGGAGTTCTGTTGTTGTGCCTTTTCAGCTTGGAAAAGCTGCCCATAACGGACAATAGTATCTAAGAACAAATCACCCTTTGCAGTGACTGCAAAGTATTGTTCTCGCTGTAAACCGAAGCTGTCGAAACCACCACTATAAGCTAAACTTTCAAATGCTTTGCGGTTTACATTACTGAGGTCGACACGCTCAGCAAAGTCATATATATCCTTATAAGGACCATTCTCCGTGCGTTCACGTACAATACTATCAGCCGCACTTGCCCCCATTCCCTTGATAGCAGAGAGTCCGAAGCGAATCTCACCATGCTTATTCACACCAAAGCCAATCTGACTCTCGTTGACATCAGGACCAAGGGTTGCAATCTTCAATGCCTTACATTCCTCCATCAACTTTGTGATTTCGGTAATCTGACTGAAGCGACGTGTCATCAACGCAGCCATATATTCGGCTGGATAATGCGCCTTCATGTAGGCTGTCTGATAAGCTACCCATGAGTAGCAAGTGGCATGTGACTTATTGAAAGCATAGCTGGCAAACTTCTCCCAGTCGCTCCATATCTTCTCAAGAACTTGTGGGTCGTGTCCGTTCTCTTGTCCTTGCTTAATGAACTTAGGCTTCATCTTGTCAACGATAGCCTTCATCTTCTTACCCATCGCCTTACGAAGGGCATCACTCTCACCACGTGTAAAGTTCGCCAACTGGCGACTCAAGAGCATTACTTGCTCCTGATAGACTGTGATACCGTATGTGTCTTTGAGGTACTTCTCCATACATGGGATGTCGTACTTCACCAAAGATGGGTCATGCTTACGCTTGATAAAGTCTGGGATATAGTCCATTGGACCTGGACGATAGAGCGCATTCATGGCGATAAGGTCTTCAAACACAGTTGGATGAAGCTCCCGGAGGTACTTCTGCATACCTGCCGACTCAAACTGGAAAGTACCAACGGTCTGTCCACGTTGATAGAGTTGGTAGGTCAATTCGTCATCAATAGGAATCTTCTCAAGGTCAATCACGTCACCAGTTGTCTGCTTAACAACCTTGCAAGCCTCCTTTAACTCGGAGAGAGTTTTCAGTCCTAGGAAG harbors:
- a CDS encoding outer membrane beta-barrel family protein, encoding MEKLLLILLLFCTGIRANAQSVSGKVLDENKKPIPYANVIILSVKDSTFIVGTTTADDGSFNFKEVTLGNVLKASFVGYEPFTTVLSNQDNLTIVLKEDAKMMKEVVVKGNAPLHKMTTEGIQTNIENTILSKLGTCEDVLAHVPGLTKKKDGYEVFGRGTPIIYINGRQMRDATELERLKSSDIKSVEVISNPGSRYNAAVRAVVKIRTKKAVGDGFGFDVRSAYYQSENVDLSEQLNWKYRHNRLELFGGHGYSLDNGHYPSKTNTIVQTDTLWQQDFTIEATEKSSIFKNTVGADYQLNDSNSFGIKYMLNFHHDSPLPLTLSSDITANGTFYDHLNTFAMRKLSHRPSQFINLYYVGKIGKMDIDFNADYLYNKQNDHTTYREESRNKVSRTVTSDNQERNRLIASKLTLGYPILGGNLSVGAEYTYTNRNDAYSNPENYIPSSSAQLKESNIAPFMEYKHQLSICQLTAGLRWEAVRFNYYENGQHIANQSRSFSNLFPSISAATQIGGLQMQLSYAARTRRPSYRQLSNNVTYGNRFLMQSGNPRLQHEYIHTISLGAMWKFIQFGISYNDRRHAIVYWSEQDSHNSAITRLTYTNLPSIKTISTQLAFSPTIGIWTPEFTALMKKQWLTLHTSTKTYKLNKPIWQFSFNNNFDFGKGWLLSMESYYIKSGDAEIGSVVRNSGNVDISLTKSFLKDRLALRIGGTDLFHTQKEGGISYTESMETQQISTYDSRQFVLTVTYKFNTSRSKYKGTGAGQAEKSRL
- the trxA gene encoding thioredoxin, with the protein product MEVVITNENLETYKNGELPLVVDLWATWCGPCKMIGPIISELAEEYDGKIVVGKCDVEENDDVAIDFGVRNIPTILFFKGGQLVDKFVGAASKDVLKEKFDALL